The following are encoded in a window of Rosa chinensis cultivar Old Blush chromosome 4, RchiOBHm-V2, whole genome shotgun sequence genomic DNA:
- the LOC112195790 gene encoding probable splicing factor 3A subunit 1, translating into MIGSILPLPAPPTDGNLGPLPLAQVTEVKNEENELNEELNRANSVPVSVATHTRTIGIIHPPPDIRNIVDKTSQFVAKNGPEFEKRIIASNNVNPKFNFLSSSDPYHAYYQHRLSEFRAQAQSSGQQSSLEPDDSAAPESGLPAPAADGEAETTKPDPSAQFRPVRKVLEPPEAEQYTVRLPEGITGEELDIIKLTAQFVARNGKSFLTGLTSREINNPQFHFLKPTHSMFMFFTSLADAYSKVLMPPKGLTEKLKKSVADMTTVLERCVHRLEWERSQEQARQKAEDEIEQERIQMAMIDWHDFVVVETIDFADDEDEDLPPPMTLEEVIRRSKVTDMEEDIIEPGKEMEMEMDEEEMQLVEEGMRQARLEENNEQKNENKVTDDPEPPMRIVKNWKRPEDRIPAERDPTKVVISPITGELIPINEMSEHMRISLIDPKYKEQKERMFAKIRETTLAQDDEISRNIVGLARTRPDIFGTTEEEVSNAVKAEIEKKKDEQPKQVIWDGHTGSIGRTANQAMSQNINGEDQNDVNNLPGPAAPPPRPGVPSIPRPLPPPPGLALNLPRVPPNTVQYSAPSSGSLPVPQLRPPVQYSSVRPPGPPMPMSSGQQSLLVNRPPPMHPSMSMNAPSNPVPPPPGSQFTPMQAPRPYMQMMPPPPSMQMMPPPPMPHGMMPPPPPPEEAPPPLPEEPEPKRQKLDDSMLIAEDKFLAQHPGPVRITVSVPNVDEGNLKGQLLEITVQSLSETVGSLKEKISGEIQLPANKQKLSGKPGFLKDNLSLAYYNVGAGETLALSLRERGGRKR; encoded by the exons ATGATCGGTTCCATATTACCCTTGCCAGCTCCTCCTACTGATGGAAACCTGGGGCCTTTACCGCTAGCCCAGGTCACTGAagtgaagaatgaagagaatGAATTGAACGAGGAGCTGAACAGAGCCAACTCGGTGCCTGTCTCAGTTGCTACGCATACTAGGACGATTGGTATCATACATCCTCCTCCCGATATCAGAAACATTGTTGACAAAACCTCCCAGTTTGTTGCAAAGAATGGACCAGAATTTGAGAAGAGGATTATAGCTAGTAATAACGTAAATCCAAAGTTTAACTTTTTGAGTTCCTCGGATCCGTACCATGCCTATTATCAGCACCGGTTGTCTGAATTTCGTGCCCAGGCTCAGTCTTCTGGCCAGCAATCTTCTTTGGAGCCTGATGATTCTGCTGCACCTGAATCAGGCCTGCCAGCTCCAGCTGCTGATGGTGAAGCAGAAACAACTAAGCCTGATCCCTCTGCCCAGTTTAGACCGGTACGAAAAGTTCTTGAACCACCAGAAGCCGAGCAGTATACTGTTAGGCTTCCAGAAGGGATTACTGGAGAAGAATTGGATATTATTAAGCTCACAGCCCAGTTTGTTGCTCGAAATGGGAAATCATTTTTGACAGGATTAACAAGCAGAGAGATCAATAACCCCCAGTTCCATTTTCTGAAGCCTACCCATAGTATGTTCATGTTTTTCACTTCTCTGGCCGATGCATATTCGAAGGTCTTGATGCCTCCAAAAGGTTTGACAGAGAAGCTTAAGAAAAGTGTTGCAGACATGACAACTGTGCTTGAACGCTGTGTGCATCGGCTGGAGTGGGAGCGATCTCAAGAGCAGGCAAGGCAGAAGGCTGAAGATGAGATAGAGCAGGAAAGGATACAAATGGCTATGATTGATTGGCATGATTTTGTTGTGGTTGAAACGATAGACTTTGctgatgatgaggatgaggatttACCTCCTCCAATGACCCTTGAGGAGGTTATAAGAAGGAGCAAGGTTACAGATATGGAAGAAGATATTATTGAGCCTGGAAAGGAGATGGAAATGGAAatggatgaagaagaaatgcaGCTTGTTGAAGAGGGCATGAGGCAAGCAAGACTTGAAGAGAATAATGAACAGAAGAATGAGAATAAGGTAACAGATGATCCTGAACCCCCAATGAGAATTGTGAAGAACTGGAAGAGACCTGAGGATAGGATTCCTGCTGAAAGAGATCCAACAAAGGTTGTCATTTCCCCGATTACTGGAGAGCTTATCCCTATCAATGAGATGTCTGAACACATGAGAATCTCTCTCATTGATCCAAAATACAAAGAGCAAAAAGAAAGGATGTTTGCGAAGATTAGGGAGACTACTCTTGCTCAGGATGATGAAATCTCAAGGAACATTGTGGGCCTTGCCCGAACCCGTCCGGATATTTTTGGTACTACAGAGGAAGAAGTTTCTAATGCTGTCAAGGCTGAgatcgagaaaaagaaagatgagcAACCAAAGCAGGTCATATGGGATGGTCACACTGGAAGCATCGGCCGTACAGCAAATCAGGCCATGTCACAGAATATCAATGGAGAGGATCAGAACGATGTTAACAATCTTCCTGGTCCAGCAGCGCCTCCTCCAAGACCTGGTGTGCCTTCAATTCCTCGTCCTCTTCCCCCACCACCTGGTCTTGCCTTGAATCTTCCTCGTGTTCCTCCAAACACAGTTCAGTATTCTGCTCCATCTAGTGGTAGCCTCCCAGTACCTCAACTGAGGCCGCCAGTCCAATATTCATCAGTTCGACCACCTGGACCTCCAATGCCCATGAGTTCTGGACAGCAGTCACTTTTGGTGAATCGACCACCACCTATGCATCCATCAATGTCTATGAATGCTCCTAGTAATCCTGTACCTCCACCACCTGGTTCTCAGTTTACACCTATGCAAGCTCCCCGGCCTTATATGCAAATGATGCCTCCACCACCTTCAATGCAAATGATGCCTCCACCACCTATGCCTCATGGAATGATGCCTCCGCCACCTCCACCTGAGGAAGCTCCTCCACCGCTCCCAGAGGAACCTGAGCCCAAGCGACAGAAGCTTGATGACTCCATGCTTATTGCAGAAGATAAGTTTCTGGCACAGCATCCG GGGCCTGTTCGGATCACCGTATCTGTTCCCAATGTTGATGAAGGCAATCTCAAAGGACAACTTTTGGAGATCACAGTTCAGTCTTTATCTGAAACTGTTGGAAGTCTGAAAGAGAAAATTTCTGGGGAGATCCAGCTTCCGGCAAACAAACAGAAATTGAGTGGAAAACCTGGCTTTCTCAAGGACAATTTGTCTCTTGCATATTacaatgttggagcaggagaaaCACTTGCTCTTTCATTGAGAGAACGTGGTGGTAGAAAACGATGA